The following coding sequences are from one Triticum aestivum cultivar Chinese Spring chromosome 5A, IWGSC CS RefSeq v2.1, whole genome shotgun sequence window:
- the LOC123106247 gene encoding glucan endo-1,3-beta-glucosidase 5-like has translation MLSAATLPAVHNMQAALVKAGLARQVRVTVPLNADVYESLDVRPSSGDFRPDITALMTSLVRFLLDSGGVLAINIYPFLSMDADANFPRDYAFFPAPGAPPSQASVQDGNVLYTNVFDANYDTLVAALEKHGLGNITVVVGEIGWPTDGDANANAAGAHKFNQGLFDRIVAGKGTPRRPQMPDVYVFALLDKDAKSVDPGNFERHWGVFNYDGSPKYALRLAGGKGIVPAKGVRYLSKQWCVLRPDASPTDPAIIGAVGYACQYADCTSLSPGSSCGGLDVRGNVSYAFNQFFQSASQQKGSCGFNNLSVVTTTNPSRGTCRFKIMIDTGRHDLTHQDDSGAARAAAAWGAVIAVLALLAIVAL, from the coding sequence ATGCTCTCGGCGGCCACGCTCCCGGCGGTGCACAACATGCAGGCGGCGCTCGTCAAGGCCGGACTGGCCCGCCAGGTGCGCGTCACCGTGCCCCTCAACGCCGACGTCTACGAGTCGCTCGACGTCCGCCCCTCCTCGGGCGACTTCCGCCCGGACATCACGGCCCTCATGACCAGCCTCGTTCGCTTCCTCCTCGACAGCGGTGGCGTGCTGGCCATCAACATCTACCCCTTCCTCTCCATGGACGCCGACGCCAACTTCCCGCGCGACTACGCCTTCTTCCCGGCCCCcggcgcgcccccctcccaggCCAGCGTGCAGGACGGCAACGTGCTCTACACCAACGtcttcgacgccaactacgacacCCTCGTCGCCGCGCTCGAGAAGCACGGCCTCGGGAACATCACCGTCGTGGTGGGCGAGATCGGATGGCCCACCGACGGCGACGCCAACGCCAACGCCGCCGGAGCGCACAAGTTCAACCAGGGCCTCTTCGACCGCATCGTCGCCGGCAAGGGCACCCCGCGCCGGCCCCAGATGCCCGACGTCTACGTGTTCGCGCTGCTGGACAAGGACGCCAAGAGCGTCGACCCCGGCAACTTCGAGCGCCACTGGGGCGTCTTCAACTACGACGGCTCGCCCAAGTACGCGCTCCGGCTCGCCGGCGGCAAGGGCATCGTGCCGGCCAAGGGCGTCAGGTACCTCTCCAAGCAGTGGTGCGTGCTCCGCCCCGACGCCAGCCCCACCGACCCGGCCATCATCGGCGCCGTCGGGTACGCGTGCCAGTACGCCGACTGCACCAGCCTCAGCCCCGGCTCCTCCTGCGGCGGCCTCGACGTCCGGGGCAACGTCTCCTACGCCTTCAACCAGTTCTTCCAGTCCGCCAGCCAGCAGAAGGGATCCTGCGGCTTCAACAACCTCTCCGTGGTCACCACCACCAACCCGTCGCGGGGGACCTGCCGCTTCAAGATCATGATCGACACCGGCCGGCACGACCTCACCCACCAGGACGACTCCggcgccgccagggccgccgccgcGTGGGGCGCCGTCATCGCCGTGCTCGCATTGCTCGCCATCGTCGCACTCtga